The Lathyrus oleraceus cultivar Zhongwan6 chromosome 5, CAAS_Psat_ZW6_1.0, whole genome shotgun sequence genome includes the window CATTCCGACACCATACACGGAGGTGTGCTTCGAAGCTAACAATAAAAATAATTGGTGAGGACTTTTATTGTATACTCCTACAAAATACACTATAATTAACAATAAACTATACTTTAACAACACTGTAACCATGTATAAACTATACTCTGCAATCAAGAATGAAAAATATATTTCCACAATCAAGAATGTCTAAATCATATCACACACAGAAAATGTCTCAACTTCCATTGAATAAAAGTAAAATACATAACAGAGAACAAGATTCAACCGAGACATCTTATTAAATCAGGTCCTCCTCCATTTTAAATCAACCCTAATAGTATGAAATTCTTCCTGTTCTTCTAGGTGTGGCTCCAATCTTCTTCTCACCAACAGCAGCAGATTTATCCATTCTTGAAGCTAGAGGAGGTTTCTTACTATTATCCTTACTCCTGCTTCTAAGCATGTACCTTGGAGTTTCACTAACCTCAGCAGAATAAGCAGCAGAAACCGATTTTCTAAGACTTCCGAGTTTTCTCGCGGTATTAATCTTCTTTCCAGATTCAACATTAACACCGAGAGCACGATGAGAAGGCGGCACCTTAGGTGGCTTAATACTAGTAGTATTAACTTCATTCACCGTGATTTCTTGTTTTCTCTTTAGCCTTTCGTTCCTTCTTGCAGAATATTCATCATACAATCTTCCTCTCTGAAATAAAACACCTGATTTAGCGTTACAAGAATCGGTGAAAGCAGCTTCTTCTGGATCTGGCTTTCCGAATTGGTTATTAACCATCTTTGAtaaagccctaaattcacaagCAATTGTGCGGTATTCAGGTCGCAGTTGTTCGGGAGATCGAACTGGTTTTTGAGATTTCATCAAAGAACCTGTTACAATCATCCACAATCAGAAATAAATTCGTTTACGAattaaaattcaaaaaataaagATCTAGATGTTAAAGGAGGCTGAAAAAGTACCTGGTGGAGTTTGAAGAGAGACAGAGTCGGGGATGGTTCGAGTTGCAACACGAGTTGGAGATTTAGGTATCGGACGCGGTGGCCGGAGGCGCGATTTCATTGTTGATGACGACTGGTACATGGCTGCGGCGAAATGAATACAGTATCAGTGAAGAATGCGGGGCGGGTTTTTGTTTGATTCGAACAAGAGGAGCGAGGGTTTTGAGTCAAACAGATATAGAAGAAAGAGTCTATAACGGTCATATTTTTTATCCGACGGCTCATGTTGTAGCTTAGAAACTGTGGATTTCTCATTATTACAATCGGATTTTTCCTACTTTAGTGGCTTTTGTTCTCTTTATTCTAGTAAGATGGGACCGCTTTGAAAGCTTATGCAAATAACcttcattttttttataataaatcTTTCAACAATTTTATACGAATTAAAGAATTGTTTTAtataaaaaggaaaaaaaaaagaataatttATAAGGCTATTCTTTATTAATAGTATTAGAAAACATTatttaaagaattaaaaaaaaaaaatatctTTATTTTTAGGGATTAGGTTACACATATTTTTTACACCAATTCTTCCATTAAACATTATGGTGAACTGagttttttaaataaaataatattaaaattttatttcaaataaaaagtatttataaaaaaaattataattaatttcGTAACAAAAATATAACATTTATTATTAACTAATTTTATTATTACATTAATCACAAAATATATACTATTAACCACATAGTTTTCTGATAGCTTATtaacaattttattattttattaactAATAAAATACATACtattatattaatttattatttgattgataaattttaaaattttaaaaataataaatacTAAATGAAATTGATTAATATTATATAAATACTAgtttataaaattatttatattaatcaattttattttattatttattgttttttaatttttaaaatttattaatcaaataataaattaatgtcacaatttaattaatattatttattttattaattaatgAAGTAATAAAGTTGATTAATAAATTAGGATGAAAATACATGGATAATAAGATATGCAATAGAAGATTGAAATGCTCAAGGATTACTCTAAGGAGGTATAAAGAAATTGATCAACTATTTTGCCTATCTCTGAAACACAGGAGTATCACAATCTTCCTTCTCACCTCCTTCAGCGTCTGCAGTTGTGAATGTCTGGTTTTTCTATTCTACATTTGCAGTATAATTTTGTGCTTTCAGTGTGCCATCTTGGTTTTTTTCTTCGTTTCCTTTTTCCCTTTTGTGGAGGGTGTTTCTTGCTACCTCTTTTCTGCCTTCGTTTTGTTGGGATTAGTCTTTTTATTATTGTGGTTTCTCTCGCTGTTGTATCCTTTCAAGTTTCTGCTTTTGGCTACGACCATGGAGATCCAAGGTTCAGCAGAAAAAGGAAAAAGAGTTGGATCTAGTTTGGATATTGTATCCAACATCCAAATTCCTACTATTCAACAAGTCCATTACAAAATCAATTGGGAGAGTGCAACatcaaccaaaaccctaatcagGGCCCTCGTAGATCTTTTCACTTTGTCAACATAAAAAAAAGAAGCTACAATTGAACTTGTAGAAGATGCCGAGGATGACTTTTGTGTGGGGGATGAAGATGATttcaaagacaatttcaaagaGAATCAATAGGCATTAATAATAAAGTTACTATCTGAAAACCTATGCATAAGAACTCTCTATTTACAGAACTTGCTAGTATATGATGTGAGcaataaaaaattcaaatttctGAAGTGGAATCAGGTTTTTCCCACGTTGCTTTGAAAAATAATCTGGATATAAAAAAGATCCTTAGAGTAAATCCTTGGATCTTTAGAAACGCATGGCTCTCTGTCAAACCTTGGTCTCAAGATTATGTTCTCAAAAAGATCAATTTTCAAGGTTCCTATTTGGGTTCAACTTTGGGGAATTCCCTGGAAAATGAGATATTCTTAAATGGGAGAGATGGTTGGTACTAAGATTAGTCAGGTCCTTAAATCTAACTTGTATCTCTTTCCAAACAATAT containing:
- the LOC127085479 gene encoding uncharacterized protein LOC127085479, whose translation is MYQSSSTMKSRLRPPRPIPKSPTRVATRTIPDSVSLQTPPGSLMKSQKPVRSPEQLRPEYRTIACEFRALSKMVNNQFGKPDPEEAAFTDSCNAKSGVLFQRGRLYDEYSARRNERLKRKQEITVNEVNTTSIKPPKVPPSHRALGVNVESGKKINTARKLGSLRKSVSAAYSAEVSETPRYMLRSRSKDNSKKPPLASRMDKSAAVGEKKIGATPRRTGRISYY